One window from the genome of Alnus glutinosa chromosome 13, dhAlnGlut1.1, whole genome shotgun sequence encodes:
- the LOC133854048 gene encoding receptor-like protein 56, translated as METSCFAKNVIFVWALAFIASSPLACVKAAGCTKEQTRALLEIKNATNASSLVDWDGRDCCEASAIICDDITGQVLSIFLAGDYYASSRSTWYPNVTMFTLFDELKELALYDMQSGGGLEPFCELKQLKYLNSLDLTDNRLEGVIPSCLGMIGNLDVLLLSNNRLYGNLPPSIFSNQSKIGYFDVSANQLDGVLSFSTFANASSLQNLDLSSNCNLEIETESPSWVPTFQLIYLNLANCSLNKKNGHVLPSFITTQVFLERLDLSHNLIEGSIPCELLFNSSIGGLSLGSNKIDGSLFLGCFANRTSSLQIFDMSNNNVKGSLPENIGHLLPLLYQLDMSSNALEGIIPWSFGNLSFEALDLSNNMFSGTIPLSLTRNDTPLVYLNLSNNTLEGEMLPRDSNMTSLKCLQLNGNQFQGMISPAISNSHSLVILDIQNNNLFGNIPKWLYDHPSLAAVLLSGNHFEGHLLRRMCQMKRLKVFDISDNHISGSIPSCLDNITFWKKSSPSSNGSNYFIEIGRVFSHLNQWEQEPKFEIKMALRVKDEVYAYKGIPLSLMTVIDMSSNQLTGSIPFQMGELSQLRSLNLSNNFLTGPIPNSFQNLKDVESLDLSHNKLSGGIPFEFVEMTSLSVFSVAYNNLSGRVPFERQFSTFETQCYDGNPDLCGNPLKRNCSTANQLKPGHEDEKEETRIIDSPLFFYAFVAVSYAFGFWVFFGILIINKNWRRIYFRAVDRIIESCFEMLYR; from the exons ATGGAGACTTCTTGTTTTgctaaaaatgtcatttttgtttGGGCTTTGGCTTTCATCGCTTCATCCCCTTTGGCTTGTGTTAAAGCAGCTGGATGCACCAAAGAACAGACGAGAGCTCTCTTGGAGATCAAAAACGCCACAAATGCTTCTTCCCTTGTGGACTGGGACGGAAGGGATTGTTGTGAAGCGAGCGCAATCATTTGTGATGATATTACTGGACAAGTTCTCTCAATATTTTTGGCAGGGGACTACTATGCTTCATCAAGAAGTACATGGTATCCAAATGTAACCATGTTCACCTTATTTGATGAACTCAAAGAATTAGCACTGTATGACATGCAAAGTGGAGGAGGGCTTGAAC CTTTTTGCGAACTGAAGCAATTAAAATATCTAAACTCTTTGGATCTTACGGATAATAGACTGGAAGGCGTTATTCCCTCTTGTCTTGGGATGATTGGAAACCTTGACGTACTTCTTCTATCAAATAATCGTCTTTATGGTAATCTACCTCCATCAATATTCTCCAACCAAAGCAAGATTGGGTATTTCGATGTTTCGGCCAATCAATTAGATggggttttatcattttctactttTGCCAATGCTTCAAGTCTCCAAAACCTTGATCTTTCAAGCAACTGCAATTTGGAAATTGAAACTGAATCTCCCTCATGGGTTCCAACCTTTCAGCTAATTTATCTGAACTTGGCGAATTGCAGCCTCAACAAGAAGAATGGTCACGTTCTCCCAAGCTTCATCACCACCCAAGTTTTCTTGGAACGGCTAGACTTGTCTCACAACTTAATAGAGGGAAGCATACCTTGTGAGTTGCTATTCAACTCGAGTATCGGAGGTTTATCCTTGGGAAGTAACAAAATTGATGgttctctttttcttggttGCTTTGCTAATCGAACTTCATCACTTCAAATCTTCGACATGTCAAATAATAATGTCAAAGGTTCTCTTCCTGAAAATATCGGACATCTTCTTCCACTCTTATACCAACTTGACATGTCCTCAAATGCATTAGAGGGCATCATTCCTTGGTCTTTTGGTAATCTGTCTTTTGAAGCATTAGACCTTTCTAATAACATGTTCTCAGGGACAATACCGCTAAGTTTGACTAGAAATGACACCCCACTTGTATATCTAAATCTATCAAACAATACATTGGAAGGAGAAATGCTCCCAAGGGACTCCAACATGACAAGTTTGAAGTGTTTACAACTCAACGGCAATCAATTTCAAGGAATGATCTCACCAGCAATATCAAACAGCCACTCTCTGGTAATCCTAGATATTCAAAACAATAACTTGTTTGGTAATATTCCAAAGTGGTTGTATGATCATCCTTCCTTGGCGGCAGTTCTTTTAAGTGGAAATCACTTTGAAGGTCACCTACTACGAAGAATGTGTCAAATGAAACGTTTGAAAGTTTTCGATATCTCTGATAATCATATTTCAGGAAGTATTCCCTCTTGCCTTGATAACATTACATTCTGGAAGAAGAGTTCTCCAAGCTCTAATGGCTCAAACTATTTCATAGAAATTGGTCGAGTGTTTTCCCACTTAAATCAATGGGAACAAGAGCCTAAATTCGAAATTAAAATGGCTTTGCGAGTAAAAGATGAGGTATATGCTTACAAAGGTATCCCACTCTCATTGATGACTGTAATTGACATGTCATCTAACCAATTGACAGGTAGCATTCCTTTTCAAATGGGAGAATTGTCGCAGCTTCGGTCCTTGAACTTGTCGAATAATTTTCTAACAGGCCCCATTCcaaattcttttcaaaatttgaaagatgTGGAGAGCTTGGATCTTTCCCACAACAAGTTGAGTGGGGGAATCCCTTTTGAATTTGTTGAAATGACTTCTCTATCAGTATTTAGTGTTGCCTATAACAATCTTTCTGGAAGAGTCCCATTTGAGCGACAGTTCTCAACTTTCGAGACGCAATGCTATGATGGAAATCCGGATCTATGTGGAAACCCTCTGAAGAGAAACTGCTCAACTGCAAACCAGCTTAAACCTGGACATGAAGATGAAAAGGAAGAGACAAGAATAATCGATAGCCCTTTATTCTTCTATGCATTTGTTGCTGTCTCTTATGCATTcggattttgggttttctttgggaTCCTAATCATTAACAAGAATTGGAGACGTATCTATTTTAGAGCTGTTGACAGAATTATTGAGTCATGTTTTGAAATGCTCTATCGGTGA